In the genome of Candidatus Electrothrix rattekaaiensis, the window TGGGCGGAACGCCACGGGCATCTTCCTGATAGGGCTTATACCAATCCGGAGGCATCGCCGGTGCGATTCTGTCCACCACCTTGACTTCGCTATTCAGGGGGAGTTCCACGGATTCACGGGTATGGGCGACAACTTCATCAGAGAGAATGATAACAGGAACCCGGTATCTTTCGGCAAGATTAAAGGCTTTGACGGTAATGGTGAAACAGTCGAGTACGCTTGATACAGCCAGAACAATAACGGGATGATCGCCATGAGTGCCCCAACGCGCCATCTGCACATCGCCTTGGGCAGGGCTAGTAGGCAGACCAGTTGAAGGCCCACCTCGCATGACATTAACAATTACACAGGGGACTTCGGCAGCGCAGGCAAAACCAAGGTTCTCCTGCATCAGGGAAAAGCCCGGCCCGGAAGTGGCGGTCATACCCTTGACCCCGGCCAGCGAAGCCCCAATCACTGCCCCGATGCTGGCAATCTCATCCTCCATCTGGATAAAGGTGCCGTTGACCGCTGGCAGCTGAACCGAGAGCTGTTCCGCAATTTCAGAAGCTGGGGTAATGGGATAACCGGCAAAAAAACGGCATCGGGCAGCCAAAGCACCCTGAACAATAGCCTCGTTTCCCTGGAGTAGGCAACGTTTTCTTTTCGCCTCAGTCATCGTCCGCCTCCAGCAGGGTTCCCTGGTGAAATCTGCGCTCAGATACGGTTATAGCAAAATCCGGGCAGTGCATCTCGCAAAAGCGGCAGCCTACACAGCCATCTTTATCAAGGATTTCCGGTTTTGCATTCTTGCCAGGCTTGATGATTTTTTGCGGACAAAAGGCCATGCAAATACCGCAGCTTTTGCACCAATCATAATAAAAAGAGACGTCAAACTGTTTCTTTTTTTGCGTGTTGTTCTTCACCGTGCTCAAGTGCTCAAGTGCTCAATTGCTCAATTAGTCATTCGTGTCAAACTCTGCAGCCCGCAATGCTTGCCGTGGATTATCACCGATAAATTTATACAGTTTCAGTAACTCTCGCCAGCGAAAAAAAATTATATCTTCATCTTCGTCCAACCAAACCCCACTCAAGGCAAGTTGCATTTTTTCACTACAGTCTGCTTTCTCCTTTATCTTGTCTATTATTGCATAGCCATGATAAACAAAAAGATTTTCAAGCGGCCCTGCGGCAACATAAGCAAGTTCTTTATTATTCTTACAACAATCTATGATAGTAGCCAGCAACTCAAGAGCATTTTTCGGATCGTTGTTAACTAAAGTATCAACATAGAGAATTGCCTGCCGAGGTGTCTTACGAGATTTCTGAACATCATCATATTCTCTCAAAAACATTTCAGCGAGCTCTTGATCAGTCATACCTGCAATGTTATTTCAAAATCATCTTTTAAAGCACTGCCTTTAAGCTGAAATAAACAAAGAACCCCACACCTGTGGAGCTATACATCAGCAGTCAGGGCATACAATGGATGCCCTTTCGTTGCAGCAATTTCGGGATCAGAAGAAAAGCTGCCAGAGCACTTGCCAAGGAGATGGTCAATATGAGCAATTCATTCATTATTCCGCCCTGTCTTTGCCTTGTATTATGAAACCGTTATGCGTCATTTTTACAGGGTGTCGTAAGGGCACGACGCGCCGTGCCCCTACAATCCTGCGCCTGAAAGAGGGATCTTATTTTTCAAGGAATCCCTTACGCCCGAATCTTGGCGTCCTTCTGTTTTCGCAAGCGAATAATCCGGGGAGTCACCTCCACCAGCTCATCATCATTGATATATGATATGCAGTCTTCCAAGCTCATGTCAAGGGGAGGAGTAAGAATAACCGCCTCATCCGAACCCGAGGCCCGCATATTGGTCAGCTTCTTGCCTTTGGCCGGATTGACCACCAAGTCCGCCGGACGGCAGTTTTCACCGATAATCTGCCCCTTGTACAGATCCTCGCCCGGTTTGATGAACAGGGTAGCGCGATCCTGAAGATTGAACAGGGCATAGGCCACACTGGTGCAGTTTTCCTTGACTATCATTACTCCGTTCTGGCGATTCTGGATCTCACCGGCATGTGGTCCCCACTCGGCAAAAACATAATTCATCACCCCCATTCCCCGTGTGTCGGTCATGAATTCAGAACGGTAGCCGAGCAATCCTCGGGTAGGTATCTTGAAAATCATCCGGGACATCCCGTTTTCCACCTGCATGTCGCTGAGCACGCCTTTGAGCTTACCCAGTTTTTCAATAACCACGCCCTGATACTGCTCATCCACATCAACGGTCAGCGACTCATAAGGCTCAATGCTCTTGCCGTTTTCTTCCCGCATAATAACATGGGGACGGGTAACTTGAAACTCATAGCCTTCTCGGCGCATCTTTTCGATGAGGATGGAGAGATGCAGCTCGCCGCGACCGGAGACCCGAAAGCCGACTCCGTCGGTAAGCGGTTCCACATGCAGGGCCACATCCGCCAAGGTTTCCCGATTCAGACGCTCGTCCAGATGACGGGAGGTAACAAATTTTCCATCCTGACCGGCAAAGGGCGAGTCATTGGGAATGAAATGCATGGAAATGGTCGGCGGATCAATCTCAATCAGGGGCAGGGGCTGCGGATTATCAGGATCAGTAAAGGTCACCCCCACAGTGACGTCTTCCATTCCGGCCACCGCAATAATATCACCGGCACAGGCAGTATCCACCGGAACCTGTGCGTCACCGACAAAGCCGAATATTTTTGAGATCCGTACCGGTTTGATAGAACCATCACGACGGTATACGACAATATTTTCGTTCAGACGCAGGGTGCCGTTGGCCACACGACCAATCCCCAGCCTGCCCAGATAAGGGGAGTAATCAATGGTGTTGATCTGAAGCTGCAAGGGGGCGTTACTGTCTCCCGGAGGCGGGGGAACGTGCTTGACAATCATCTCGGAGATCAGCTCCATGCCCTGCCCAGGCACAATGGGGTCATTGGGGTCTTTCACCATATAACCATTTTTGGCGGAACCGTAGACAACCGGAAAATCCAATGTTTCATCAGGTGCTTCCAGGCGGGCCAGCAGGTCAAAAACCTCATCCACGACCCATTCACAGCGTGCTCCATCCTTATCAATCTTATTCACCAGCACCAGGATGGGCAGTTTGGCGGCCAAGGCCTTTTTCACAACGAAAAAAGTCTGGGGCATGGGGCCTTCCTGGGCATCCACCAGCAGCACAACACCGTCGGCCATCCGCATGACGCGCTCCACCTGCCCGCCGAAATCGGCATGTCCGGGTGTATCGATGATATTGATCTTATAATCGCCGTAGGTGTATGAGCCGTTTTTCGAGGCAATGGTGATGCCGCGTTCCCGTTCCAGATCCATAGAGTCCATAAGGCGTTCAGCCACCTCTTGGTTGTCACGGAACATACCGCTCTGATGAAACAATTTGTCAACCAATGTGGTCTTGCCGTGGTCGACATGGGCGATAATCGCCACATTTCTGATCTTATCCTGATCCATTATAGCTCCTGTGAAAAATAAAAAGGCGCATTGTCGCGCCTGTTCTTTCGGTAAAAAGAGGCTGAATGTACCGCAGGAAAATCAAAAAGACAAGGAGATTGAAAGGAAAAGCAGAAAAGAAACAAATTTACAGGGGGAAGCTTCAGAGCCAATTTCGTCAATCCGGGAAAAGGTAGCATTTTTTGAACAACATCATCCCTTCTTTCCCTTGACACAAAAAATACCCATACTTATTGTTGCATCTGATTTAATCATAAAAAAAATCTTTTGTAATATTGTCCGGTCAACCGGATGATCATCCAAGGAGAAGTATACGTGACTGAAGAAAATAAAATTGAAGCAGAGATACTCGAAGAGGAACAAGAGGTACAGGATCCCCAGCCCACCGAGCAGGCTGAGCTAGAAGCAGCCGAAGAAGTGGCAGGAGAGG includes:
- the typA gene encoding translational GTPase TypA, coding for MDQDKIRNVAIIAHVDHGKTTLVDKLFHQSGMFRDNQEVAERLMDSMDLERERGITIASKNGSYTYGDYKINIIDTPGHADFGGQVERVMRMADGVVLLVDAQEGPMPQTFFVVKKALAAKLPILVLVNKIDKDGARCEWVVDEVFDLLARLEAPDETLDFPVVYGSAKNGYMVKDPNDPIVPGQGMELISEMIVKHVPPPPGDSNAPLQLQINTIDYSPYLGRLGIGRVANGTLRLNENIVVYRRDGSIKPVRISKIFGFVGDAQVPVDTACAGDIIAVAGMEDVTVGVTFTDPDNPQPLPLIEIDPPTISMHFIPNDSPFAGQDGKFVTSRHLDERLNRETLADVALHVEPLTDGVGFRVSGRGELHLSILIEKMRREGYEFQVTRPHVIMREENGKSIEPYESLTVDVDEQYQGVVIEKLGKLKGVLSDMQVENGMSRMIFKIPTRGLLGYRSEFMTDTRGMGVMNYVFAEWGPHAGEIQNRQNGVMIVKENCTSVAYALFNLQDRATLFIKPGEDLYKGQIIGENCRPADLVVNPAKGKKLTNMRASGSDEAVILTPPLDMSLEDCISYINDDELVEVTPRIIRLRKQKDAKIRA
- a CDS encoding 4Fe-4S binding protein; its protein translation is MKNNTQKKKQFDVSFYYDWCKSCGICMAFCPQKIIKPGKNAKPEILDKDGCVGCRFCEMHCPDFAITVSERRFHQGTLLEADDD
- a CDS encoding 2-oxoacid:acceptor oxidoreductase subunit alpha, producing the protein MTEAKRKRCLLQGNEAIVQGALAARCRFFAGYPITPASEIAEQLSVQLPAVNGTFIQMEDEIASIGAVIGASLAGVKGMTATSGPGFSLMQENLGFACAAEVPCVIVNVMRGGPSTGLPTSPAQGDVQMARWGTHGDHPVIVLAVSSVLDCFTITVKAFNLAERYRVPVIILSDEVVAHTRESVELPLNSEVKVVDRIAPAMPPDWYKPYQEDARGVPPMASFGDGYRHHVTGLVHDQDGFPTQNPQEVEKFHLRLSMKITKGLSDIQLTRKFHMDDAELFVVAYGSVARSAMRAVEDARKAGIKAGLLQLITLFPFPRRILTPYLQQCHSVLVPELNLGQISREVQRVNQGQCAVVKLNRVDGRLITPHEIYNRLVKLSAG